A stretch of Thermoanaerobacter uzonensis DSM 18761 DNA encodes these proteins:
- a CDS encoding MATE family efflux transporter, with translation MISNINIRLTRNKNKIKSINNIAFPLMVNMVSGILMGLVGQAMIGRISLDAYGAVGLIDNTLYSVTGVLGMIAIAFNIHGAQSLGRNDENEFLNLFSLGMYVSIFIGILFFLISILFGTHILQHLFGIKGRVLKEALDYLNIFSLSVGLNMILFMFSAYLKVKNKTKYIFYGNTISSILNIMFSYVLIFGKCGFPQMGVTGAAIASVLSLSLNVLIYIFVVRIDKPLKLYNTNFKNIKKLHITALPLMGQEFLESTVITIGINSILGRLGILELSAYTLIFQIINFALMPMYAYSSASLTLVGKGKGASDLFEINDIPKLCIIISFLFSLFIAIVVIIFRNKVPYIITDDVNLIKMSSSYIVIGIIANVFNLPATVYKYSLQGINDEMWVFLSSVALNLFSLGIIFILTLVFRMGLYGVYIGIFIDYLLLSVIFILRYNFSLGKYRKNNLSKKTEI, from the coding sequence ATGATTAGCAATATTAATATTAGGTTAACGAGAAATAAAAACAAAATAAAGAGCATCAACAACATTGCATTCCCGTTAATGGTGAATATGGTCTCAGGCATTTTGATGGGCCTTGTTGGCCAAGCCATGATAGGAAGAATATCATTGGATGCATATGGAGCAGTGGGATTAATAGATAATACATTGTATAGTGTAACTGGTGTATTAGGAATGATTGCTATAGCATTTAATATACATGGAGCACAAAGTTTAGGAAGAAATGATGAAAACGAGTTTTTAAATTTGTTTTCTTTAGGTATGTATGTGAGCATTTTTATTGGAATACTGTTTTTTCTTATATCGATCTTATTTGGCACACATATATTACAACATTTATTTGGAATTAAAGGAAGAGTATTAAAAGAAGCTTTGGATTACTTAAATATATTTAGCCTTTCTGTCGGATTAAATATGATTCTTTTTATGTTTTCTGCCTATTTAAAAGTTAAGAATAAGACTAAATATATTTTCTATGGAAATACTATTTCCAGTATTCTAAATATTATGTTTAGTTATGTTTTAATTTTTGGGAAATGTGGTTTTCCTCAAATGGGAGTGACAGGAGCAGCTATAGCCTCTGTTTTATCACTATCTCTAAATGTGTTAATTTATATTTTTGTAGTGAGAATAGACAAACCACTTAAATTATATAACACAAATTTTAAAAATATAAAAAAACTGCATATTACAGCTTTGCCTCTTATGGGACAGGAATTTTTAGAATCCACCGTAATTACCATAGGTATAAATTCAATATTAGGACGTTTGGGAATTTTAGAATTATCGGCATATACATTGATATTTCAAATAATTAATTTTGCACTTATGCCAATGTACGCATATTCTTCTGCATCTTTGACTTTGGTGGGCAAAGGTAAAGGAGCATCTGATTTGTTTGAGATAAATGATATTCCTAAATTATGCATAATAATATCATTTTTATTTTCGCTATTTATAGCGATAGTAGTTATTATATTTAGAAATAAAGTACCATATATTATAACTGATGATGTAAATTTGATAAAGATGTCATCTTCGTATATAGTTATTGGAATAATTGCAAATGTATTTAATTTACCAGCCACTGTATACAAATACAGTTTACAAGGGATTAATGATGAGATGTGGGTATTTTTAAGTTCTGTTGCACTTAATCTTTTCAGTTTAGGAATTATATTTATTTTGACATTAGTTTTCAGAATGGGGTTATATGGAGTATATATAGGTATTTTCATAGATTATCTATTATTATCAGTTATATTTATTTTGCGCTATAATTTTTCACTTGGTAAATATAGGAAAAATAACCTATCTAAAAAAACGGAAATATAA
- a CDS encoding gamma-glutamylcyclotransferase family protein yields the protein MKYFAYGSNMNPERMRERGVNFSNREHAILEEWRLEFNKIASRNSKEGYANIVEDEKSVVEGILYTIQDSDIEKLDRYEGYPDHYNRIKVRVKLDDGREIETITYIAKPDKVREGLKPSKKYLNHLLKGCDLLSEKYCKWLKSQETVE from the coding sequence ATGAAATACTTTGCCTATGGATCAAATATGAATCCCGAACGGATGAGAGAGAGGGGAGTTAATTTTTCAAACCGGGAACATGCAATTTTGGAAGAATGGAGATTAGAATTTAATAAGATTGCTTCTAGAAATTCTAAAGAAGGATATGCAAATATAGTAGAGGATGAGAAAAGTGTTGTTGAAGGTATCCTTTATACAATTCAGGATTCAGATATAGAAAAGCTCGATAGGTACGAAGGGTATCCAGACCATTATAATAGAATAAAAGTAAGAGTTAAACTAGACGACGGAAGAGAAATAGAAACTATAACCTATATAGCTAAACCAGACAAAGTGAGGGAAGGACTGAAACCAAGCAAAAAGTATCTTAACCATCTCTTAAAAGGATGCGATCTGTTATCGGAAAAATACTGTAAGTGGTTAAAAAGTCAAGAAACTGTGGAATAA